In one Brassica oleracea var. oleracea cultivar TO1000 chromosome C9, BOL, whole genome shotgun sequence genomic region, the following are encoded:
- the LOC106314542 gene encoding glutathione S-transferase T3-like, with protein MDSRNLPTQSSSYVGLLNSQQGNVLHENFPYESYHSSVHFPPFSSQQSEVPPLSEDTPVDRKERRKWSPADDEVLISAWLNTSKDAVVGNEQNKGTFWKRVGEYYAASPHGREDGEKREHLHCKQRWHKINDLTNKFCGAFAAAERQISSGQNDTDVLKMAHDIFYSDHNIKFNLEHVWCVLRFEQKWLSLNTPKASGCSKRKNGETGVKAAKSKRNTAKEKSLAEYTSIWEMKKEDLAMKERLSKLAILDTLLAKKEPLSEAEEVVKNKLLARTVKLKMGHDYSYSQPSESEDYGGNSVDSGYSETEDLVRRDQAEISYNARARVQYPPQGVGTSV; from the exons ATGGATTCAAGGAATCTTCCTACTCAGTCATCTAGTTATGTAGGACTTCTTAACAGTCAACAAGGAAATGTTCTCCATGAAAACTTTCCTTATGAAAGTTATCATTCTAGTGTTCACTTTCCTCCTTTCAGTTCACAACAATCTGAAGTTCCACCTCTATCTGAAGACACACCAGTTGACCGCAAGGAGAGAAGAAAATGGAGCCCAGCTGATGACGAGGTTCTAATCAGTGCGTGGCTAAACACTTCAAAGGATGCTGTTGTTGGGAATGAACAAAACAAAGGGACCTTCTGGAAGCGAGTTGGAGAATATTATGCAGCAAGTCCTCATGGTAGAGAGGATGGTGAAAAGAGAGAGCATCTTCATTGTAAGCAGAGGTGGCACAAAATCAATGATCTGACTAACAAGTTCTGTGGCGCATTTGCGGCAGCAGAGCGACAAATTAGCAGTGGTCAGAATGACACTGACGTTCTCAAGATGGCTCATGACATCTTCTACTCTGATCACAACATCAAGTTTAACCTTGAGCATGTGTGGTGTGTGTTGAGGTTTGAACAGAAATGGCTTAGCCTTAACACTCCTAAAGCCAGTGGCTGTTCAAAGAGGAAAAATGGTGAGACAG GTGTCAAGGCTGCTAAATCTAAAAGGAATACTGCTAAAGAGAAGTCTCTTGCTGAGTATACGAGTATATGGGAAATGAAGAAGGAGGATTTGGCGATGAAGGAGAGACTGTCAAAGCTCGCCATACTAGACACTCTCCTAGCCAAGAAAGAACCACTAAGTGAGGCTGAAGAAGTTGTCAAGAATAAGCTCCTAGCCCG TACT GTTAAGTTAAAGATGGGACATGACTATAGCTATAGCCAGCCTTCGGAGTCAGAGGATTATGGTGGGAACTCAGTCGACAGTGGCTACAGCGAAACGGAAGATCTTGTTCGCCGGGACCAAGCTGAGATAAGCTACAATGCTCGTGCGCGCGTTCAGTACCCTCCGCAAGGGGTGGGCACTTCGGTTTGA